The proteins below are encoded in one region of Triticum aestivum cultivar Chinese Spring chromosome 1B, IWGSC CS RefSeq v2.1, whole genome shotgun sequence:
- the LOC123142010 gene encoding pentatricopeptide repeat-containing protein At3g49240, mitochondrial, with the protein MSLSKPLAARRLVPALFPLAHADAASAAASRRARRRGAFVATPPAPPPSPSSVRLAEPLPSLAPSRLALHNRVLALLSPAAAAQAPDLNEAALLTRHALHSNCRPSSFTCVAVLAALLRARRLDDFFALHRFALQAAVPPTAATHALYLSALAARRLPDAALLHLRLIARPRSPVPPSPTAYRVVVRCLVADHGRLADAVALKDEMLASGFVGPDPHVYSLLMAGFVEAGDGAKAVELHQELQDKLGGEPVLDGIVYGSLMKAYFLMGMEEKAMECYKEVFTPESEVRFGTESYNEVLDALGKNQRLEDALNLFDRMLGEHDPPLRITVDVRSFSVMVDAYCAAGRFEDAIAVFRRMGEYKVVPDVAAYNNLIRHLGLNKLVDEAEVLHKEMGEHGLVPDEETCVLLMEACFKADRIDDGISYFDRMAELELKPDASHYHRIIDGLVDLSLLDKAQEYFDEMREKKIHPSIATYETLLKAYVGVGVTRLDDAAKVAKCILLDENVVFSDETRELLEGALRGEGREDDIAKLYEDVEREKAEAVLRAEEEKARAEALAREERATRRAEAAAKDEAAAKASAAAIEAIIGHRRKTEGETEAPASTPNTLDAGILSRLGLSSPGEGAPQDTPIISTETKGDGQEQF; encoded by the coding sequence ATGTCGCTCTCCAAGCCGCTCGCCGCGCGCCGCCTCGTGCCGGCGCTCTTCCCGCTCGCCCACGCGGACGCCGCCTCGGCCGCGGCctcccgccgcgcccgccgccggggCGCCTTCGTCGCGACGCCCCCGGCCCCGCCGCCCTCCCCGAGCTCCGTGCGCCTCGCGGAGCCGCTCCCCTCGCTCGCCCCCTCCCGCCTCGCGCTCCACAACCGCGTCCTCGCGCTcctctcccccgccgccgccgcccaggcccCCGACCTCAACGAGGCCGCGCTGCTCACCCGCCACGCGCTCCACTCCaactgccgcccctcctccttcaCCTGCGTCGCCGTCCTCGCCGCGCTCCTCCGCGCGCGCCGCCTCGACGACTTCTTCGCGCTCCACCGCTTCGCCCTCCAGGCCGCCGTCCCGCCCACCGCCGCCACCCACGCGCTCTACCtctccgccctcgccgcccgccgcctccccgacgccgcGCTCCTCCACCTCCGCCTCATCGCCCGCCCCAGATCCCCGGTGCCCCCCTCTCCGACCGCCTACCGGGTCGTCGTCAGGTGCCTCGTCGCGGACCACGGCCGCCTCGCCGACGCCGTCGCGCTCAAGGATGAGATGCTCGCCTCCGGGTTCGTCGGGCCCGATCCCCATGTGTACAGCCTCCTCATGGCCGGGTTTGTGGAAGCCGGGGATGGGGCCAAAGCTGTGGAGCTGCACCAAGAACTGCAGGACAAGCTTGGTGGCGAGCCGGTCCTCGATGGCATCGTGTACGGGAGCCTCATGAAGGCCTACTTCCTTATGGGAATGGAGGAGAAGGCCATGGAGTGCTACAAAGAGGTCTTCACCCCGGAATCAGAGGTGAGGTTTGGGACCGAGAGCTATAATGAGGTGCTCGATGCGCTTGGGAAGAACCAAAGGTTAGAGGATGCACTCAACCTGTTCGACAGAATGCTCGGGGAGCATGACCCTCCACTGAGGATTACGGTTGACGTGAGAAGCTTCAGCGTGATGGTGGATGCCTACTGTGCTGCTGGAAGGTTTGAGGATGCGATTGCGGTGTTTCGGAGGATGGGGGAGTATAAGGTGGTGCCGGATGTAGCAGCATACAACAATCTGATTCGGCATCTCGGGCTTAATAAGCTGGTCGATGAGGCAGAGGTGCTCCACAAGGAGATGGGCGAGCATGGTCTTGTTCCGGATGAGGAGACATGTGTGCTGCTCATGGAGGCGTGCTTTAAGGCTGATCGCATCGACGATGGTATCAGCTACTTCGACAGAATGGCTGAGCTGGAGTTGAAGCCTGATGCATCGCATTATCATAGGATCATCGACGGCTTGGTTGATTTAAGCTTGCTCGACAAGGCTCAGGAGTACTTCGATGAGATGAGGGAGAAGAAAATTCACCCAAGCATTGCAACCTACGAGACACTGCTAAAGGCATATGTTGGCGTTGGGGTGACACGGTTGGATGATGCAGCCAAGGTAGCAAAGTGTATCCTTTTGGATGAGAATGTGGTTTTCAGTGATGAGACGAGGGAGCTCCTGGAAGGCGCGCTCCGTGGAGAGGGCAGGGAAGATGACATAGCAAAGCTGTATGAAGACGTGGAGAGGGAGAAGGCCGAAGCAGTTCTGCGGGCGGAAGAAGAGAAGGCGAGGGCAGAGGCACTTGCCAGGGAAGAGAGGGCGACAAGGAGGGCAGAGGCTGCTGCCAAGGACGAGGCTGCAGCTAAAGCTAgtgctgctgccattgaggccATCATTGGCCATAGAAGGAAAACCGAGGGCGAGACCGAAGCACCCGCATCTACTCCGAACACTCTTGATGCCGGGATTCTCAGCAGGCTTGGCCTCAGTTCACCTGGAGAAGGTGCGCCTCAAGACACTCCAATAATAAGTACTGAAACAAAAGGAGACGGGCAGGAGCAATTTTGA